The following nucleotide sequence is from Ferruginibacter lapsinanis.
TTCTTTGGTAAACCTGTAAATGATTCTGTAAATCCGGATGAAGTGGTAGCATTAGGAGCTGCTATTCAGGCTGATATTTTAGCTGGAAATAATAAAGATGTTTTATTACTTGATATTACTCCGTTAAGCTTGGGGATAGAAACTGCAGGCGGATTAATGGACGTGTTGATCCCAAGAAATTCAAAGATCCCTAACAAAGTAGGCCGACAATATACTACCCAGGTTGATGGACAAGATAGTATGCGTATATCTGTATATCAGGGAGAAAGGGATCTGGTGCAGCACAACAGGAAACTGGCAGAATTTAATTTAACAGGCATCCCAGGTATGCCGGCGGGCATGCCTAAGGTAGAAGTGAGTTTTCTGATCAATGCCGATGGGATATTGGTTGTAAAAGCAAAAGAATTACGTAGTGGAGTAGAGCAGAGTATAGAAGTAAAATCTCAGTATGGATTAACAGATGCAGAGGTAGAGCAAATGCTGATGGATTCTATTGCACATGCCAAAGAAGATATAGCCACGAGAGCCTTAGTAGAAGCCAGAACGGAAGGAGAGCAGTTGTTGCAGACAACAGAAAGATTTATTCAGAAAAATGCCGCACATCTTACCAAAGAAGAAATGATGGAAACTGCAGGAGCTATGCAAGCGTTGCAGCTAGCGATTACAATGGAGGATAAAAATTTGATACAAACCAAGATTGAAGCATTGAATGATATTTCACGTCCATATGCCGAAAGGATCATGGATATTGCTGTATCGTCTGCAATGAAAGGGAAAACTATTTAATTGCGTCTATATAAAGTAAAAATATTATTTTGTGCAAATCTATTATGAGCGCAAAAGTACATTTCTCGGGATTAGACGGCTTGCGATTTATATCCATCACTTTTGTGGTGCTTCATCATCTCTTCACATTTAAAGCTAATTTCGGTTTTACGGCCATTGATCTTCCTGTGTTAGGAACAATAGGATATTACGGAATACAGTTTTTTTTTGCAGGAAGCGGTTTTCTAATAACCTATCTATTACTAAGAGAATATGGTAAATATAATACAATCTCATTAAGGTCTTTCTATGCCAGGCGTATACTAAGGATATGGCCTGCTTATTATTTATTGATCATACTGGCATTAGTTGTTGTATTAAAATACCCCTTTTTTAATATCCCCGATCTAACAGATACTTATCTGCAAAGCAATTTTCAAAAAGGCAATTTATTGTATTTTTTATTTTTGCCTCATATTGTACCTTTTAGTTTTCCCACTACTCCGTATGTACATCAAACTTATACAATAGGTATAGAGGAGCAGTTTTATTTTATTTGGGGGATGATATTTTTTCTTATTCCGAAACTGACCAAAAGGGTTTTTATCGGCGTGCTATTGGGTATTGTAGTAATAAATTTTTCGCATGATTATTTTTATGAAGTACTGAAGAAAATGGAGCACATAAAGGCAGTAGATATTTTTCTTCGAACGGCCACCTATATTAAATATTGCCGGTTTTCTACCTTTGCGATAGGATCACTTTTTGCGTTTGCTTTTTTTCAACATAAAAAATGGATACAAGTATTTAAGTCTGTTTATTTTCAGCTATTCGTTTATGCTTTACTGGTAAGTAGCATCTGGTTCGATTTGTATATTCCCTATTGCAGGGATGAATATATATCCTTAATAATGCTTTGTGTTTTTGGGATAGCTGCTTTCAAAGAAACTTCTATAATAAACTACAGTGCCAGCTGGCTTTCTTTTTTGGGTAAAGTATCTTATGGTATTTACCTGTTCCACATTTTTGCAATAATATTTGCCATTAAAATATGCAACAATGTTTTTCATTTAAGTTTCGATAACTACACAGGTATGTCATTGCTGATCATTGTGGCAATGTTGCTATCTGTTTTATTTGGAATTATATCTTATTATACGATAGAAAAATTCTTTTTGCAGATCAAGAAACGCTTTGAAAAAGTTTAATTCATCAATGAAAAATTTTATAAATAAACTTTCAGATAAACAAGATTACTATGCAGTAATTATGTTGTGGCTTGTATTTCAGGCAATATGGATAGCTGTTTTTGGATTTGATTTTCAGGGGGAATCGGATAAGTACATTACAGAAGCAAGGTTATTTATAATCAATCATGGGTTTACCCAACAACGGTATATTTTTTATTCAACAACCATATTAATAATTGTATGTAGTAATTTGATTAAGATGGGTGTATATGGAGCTGTTGCTATAATTATGTTGATCAATCTTTGCAGCTATTTGTATTTCTTTAAAGCAATCAAAAGTTTTTATGTAGAAAAATACCCGGCATATCTGCTTCTGATTTTCTTATTGTTTTTCTGGCCATACCAACGTTGGTCAATCACATTGTATACAGAAGGAATATTTTATAGTTTGGTGCTTGTGTTGTTTGCATTGTTAATTCGCTATCGTGATCTGTCTGCCAGATTTTTATTGGCACTTTCAGCGGTAATGACTTTGCTGGTACTTACCCGACCAATGGGAGTGTTGTTTATTGTTCCTGTGTTGATGTTTATATACTTTCATCTTGTCGGCAGACAAAAGGTCATTTTTCTTATTGGGCTGATTGTAGGGTTAGTATTAATCAATCAGGTGGCACAGGTTGTATTTACAACTACCAGAGATTGGAGTATGGTTCAGGCATTGCAATCAGATATTATCATCGCAGATAAAGAGGTTATTCCGGTAAATAAAAATATTGTTATTACGCAAAATCCCAACCAGTTATATCAACTCGTCTTCTATATCACTCACAATTTTTCTCACTTTATTATGTTGGCTTTAAAACGCCTGCAGGCTTTCTTTTTTTTGGTAAGAAGTTATTATTCGACGGCTCATAATGTTTTTTTATTGGCTCCGGTGGCACTGGTATATCTGCTTATAATTTCTCGGGTTAACAAAATCAAGAAAGCCATCAATAAGTCTTTACTGGTATTCGTTGTTTTGTCTGTAGTGTTTTTTGCAGTGGCAGTGGCATTGCAATTCGATGATTATCACAATCGATTCTTTCTTACGTTGATGCCTTGCATTACAGTCCTGGCATCTGCAGCAGTTTTTCAAATAAAGAGCAGTGAAATGTAAGCTATCTTTTTTTATTCTTCATCAGTATAAATGGCTTTTCAATATAAGCCCATGAGGCCATGGCCAATCCGGTAGTAATTAATAAAGTAAGATAGAATAACCCATACGCAGAAATGGGAAAACTTGAGATCTTAAATAACATTTGCTGTACCGGAAAGGCAAAAATGTATAATCCGTATGACAGGTCTTTTTTGATCCATAGCTTTATTAAATTGGAAAACCCAAACAAATAAACTGGCAATGAAAGCAGCGGTAATAATAGAAATGACGGGTCGAAGTTTGGTAAATTGATCAGCCTGAAAAGCATATATGCAGCTGCAGAAGAAAATAAGATTAAAAGAACTTGCTGTTGATTTAATTTAACAACGGCCACAAAACAGCCCAGATAAAAAATACAGATAAGATTAAGATGTCTGTGCAAATTTCCGTCAGTATTAGGTTTAAATGCCAGTAATAAGATGCATATGATCATGACCAACGCAGCGATATATGCAAAAAGCTTTTTTCTCTTTAGCATTCCCAGGAAAAGAAAAAGTGCTAAAGACAGATATAGGAAAAGTTCCACCTCAATACTCCAAAGTGATGCATTAAAGCTATGTGTATTATAAAAATTATCAGTGAAAACTCCTGGCAGATTCATCCGGATCCTGAATCCTGTCATTGTATATAAGTACTTCCAGGTATCGCTATTTGCGAAATAATCAAATACACTTAACTGGGTGAAAATTGGCCCGATAATGAAAACACTGATCAATACCAGCGCTACTAAGGCAGGGTATATCCTGTATATTCTCTTTCGTAAAAAGACAATTACATTTCTCGAATCTAACGCACTTTTTGTAACAAGCAATCCGCTGATAAAGAAAAAAATACTCAATCCAAATGCTGAGGCTTCAAATTGACCATTGGTTATGGCATTTACCGGTTCGTTGTATACTTCTCCCGCCACATAAAATGAATGAGAAAAGATTACAAGTATTGCCCCAAGTAATCGTAAAAAATTAAAATTATTATTGTACAAGGTTTACTTCGTTTTTGTAAGGCTTAAGGTTCGTTGTAAGTATTTACCTATAATATCAAATTCAATATTTACCTGGTCATTCAGTTGTACATATTGTATGTTGGTATGATGGTAAGTATAAGGTATAATGGTTACTGTGAAATTTTTTCTAGAAACATTAAAAACAGTAAGACTGGTTCCATTTAATGTAATAGAACCTTTCTCAATGATGAGGGCAGCGAATTTTTCGTCAAATTCGAAACTAAAGTCCCAACTGCCATTTTTTTCTGCAATTGTAACACATTTAGCTGTAGTATCAACATGGCCTTGTACAATATGTCCATCCAGTCGCCCATTCATTAGCATACATCGCTCAATATTCACAATATGCCCAACTTTCCAATCGTTCAGGTTGGTTTTAGATAGAGTTTCTTCCACCGCTGTTATTTGGTGTACTTTGTTGCTGATTTTCTCTACGGTGAGGCATACGCCGTCATGAGCCAGGCTCTGATCAACTTTAAGTTCATCAGCAATGGCCGATTCGATAAGATAGGTCTTGTTGGTACCCGAAAGAATTATCTCTTTTACAACACCTGTAGTTTCAATAATACCGGTAAACATCAGCCAAAATTCGGAATTCTTTTCAATAATTTCGTTTTTTAAAAAATTATTATATCTTTGCACTCTTAAAAAAAACTACCAAAGGAGGTATATCAAATGTTAATTATCGATTCTAAAGATTGCGAAAACATAGACAAGGCTTTAAAGAAGTACAAAAAGAAATTCGAAAAAAGCCGTGTTTTATTACAGTTAAGAGACAGACAGTCTTTTACTAAACCGTCTATCAGACGCAGAACTCAAGTGTTAAAAGCTGTTTACAAACAGAATATAGCAATTGGTAAAATAGACATCTAAGTCGTCTGTTTTATTTACAATATTTTAAACTGATAACCTTGTAACTTTGGTTATCAGTTTTTTTATGTCCGCCAATCAACAAAGCATACAGTCATTTTTAGATTACCTTAAATTCGAAAAAAGGTATTCCCGGCATACTGTGATATCCTATCAAACCGATTTGATTGCTTTCTTTGATTTTATTGAGCTGCAATTTGGAACTACAGATATCGCATCCATTCATTCAAGTTTTATTCGAAGTTGGCTTGCCGGTCTTAAGGATCAGGCGATGGAATCAAAAACTATCAACAGGAAAATATCTAGCCTAAAATCCTTTTTTAAATACCAGCTAAAGAAAGGAATCGTGAAGGTTAGCCCTATGACTACGATCATCTCACAAAAAGTAAGCAAACGGCTACCCCAGTATGTGGAAGAGAATGATATCGCCACTTTATTTAATTATGTAGAGTTTCCGGATAACTGGGCGGGGAGAACAGATAGATTACTATTACAGTTATTTTACAATACGGGGATGCGGCAAGCGGAGCTGGTAAGCCTTAAAGAGTCTAATATTGATAAAAGTAACAGTTCATTAAAAGTATTGGGTAAAGGAAATAAAGAAAGGGTATTGCCTGTCAGTAATGAATTAATGCAGTCGATATTATTTTATATAGAAGCCAAAAGAACAGAATTTGAAGTTTTTGATAAAGAAGTATTACTTATAAATAATAAAGGGGTAAAGTTGTATCCTAAATATGTTTACAATTCTGTAAAAAAATATTTAACTGAAGTAACTACTATAGATAAAAAAAGTCCTCACGTTCTACGGCATAGTTTTGCAACACACTTAATGAATAACGGAGCCGATCTAAATGCTGTAAAGGAATTGCTTGGTCACAGCAGCCTAGCCGCTACTCAGGTATACACACACAATACGATCGAAAAATTGAAAGATGTATATAAAAAGGCACATCCAAAAGCTTAATTTTCAACTGCTTTCACAATAAAATTTCCGCTTATCAGTTTATTATGTTATAAACTGGTTTTTTTTTGGAAATATGGGTTTTAAAAATTAACTTGTATTCAGAAAGACCACATCATTAAATCCTAAAATCTGTTTTATGTAGTAAAAAGTTTACCTGATTTTCTCACACTATTGTTAACAGTTTAAAAAACAAGATTGCCATGAACGTAAACATTCAGACTGTGCATTTTGACGCAGACGCAAAATTAGTAACCTATGTAGAAAAAAAACTTTCAAAATTATTCCAATTCCATGATCGAATCACAAAAGTTGATGTGTACTTAAAATTAGATAACGTAGTTCACAACATTAAAGACAAAGTAGCCGAGATTAAAGTTCATATTCCTAAATATGATTTCTTTGTAAAACACTCTTCTAAATCTTTTGAAGAAAGTTTTGATGAGGCTTTAAACTCAGTGATAACACAGATAAAACGAAAAAAAGAAAGACTTGCAGCTTAAAAATACAATCCCGCTTTTAGCGGGATTTTTTATTAGATTTATGGATTCATTTAAATTTTTTTTTCATTCTTTCAGTCACTTTTTTGAGTAGCACAGTCATTTTTATAAGTTTTTGACCAGCAATTAAAAAGGATGAATTGCTCCTGTTATTCACATTTTTATTTTTTCGTGTAAAAAAATCTTTTACAAAGTTTTTCTATTAATCAAATATACTTACCTTTGCCTTCCCAAAAAATAAGGTGCCTTTCTAAGGGGCTTATTTACAGGGGAGTTCTTTATAAGAAGGTTTAAGGGTTTGAAGGTCAAACGTTCAACGTTTTCAACCTTTTAACTTTAAACGATTTGATGCCGAAGTAGCTCAGTTGGTAGAGCAGCTGATTTGTAATCAGCAGGTCGGGGGTTCGACTCCCTTCTTCGGCTCAATTTATTTAACCGCCTAAAGTGTATAGAAAATATTAATTTTAGGCTAATTGGGTAGATGGCCGAGTGGTTAAAGGCGACAGACTGTAAATCTGTTCACGTAAGTGTACGTAGGTTCGAACCCTACTCTGCCCACGAATCGATTTGGAAATGAGCCAATTTGGTGATTTGAAAATGAGATGTTCTTTGTAATAGAAGGTTTTAAAATTGGTAAATCACCAAATTTCCAAATCTTCAAATTGATTAGCGGAAGTAGCTCATTTGGTAGAGCGGTAGCCTTCCAAGCTTCAGGTGGCCGGTTCGAGCCCGGTCTTCCGCTCAGTTTTTTACCTTGATAAGGGGTGCTTATTAGCCGTGGTAGCTCAGGGGTAGAGCACTTCCTTGGTAGGGAAGGGGTCGTGAGTTCGATTCTCACCTATGGCTCAACTAAATAAAATTAAAGTCGATGGTTACAGACTTAAAATGAAAACCAATTTCAAAACAAATATTAAAAATTAAACAATGGCAAAAGAATCTTTCAAAAGGGATAAACCCCATTTAAACGTTGGTACTATTGGTCACGTGGATCACGGTAAAACAACACTTACAGCCGCTATAACCGATGTTTTGTCAAAAAGAGGTTTAGCGGAAAAAAAGAATTATGATGATATTGATGGAGCTCCGGAAGAAAAAGAAAGGGGTATTACCATTAATACAGCTCACGTTGAGTATGCTACTGCTGCTCGTCACTACGCTCACGTAGATTGTCCGGGTCACGCCGATTATGTTAAGAACATGATCACTGGTGCTGCTCAAATGGATGGTGCTATCTTGGTTGTGGCTGCAACTGATGGTCCTATGCCTCAAACTAAAGAGCACATCTTGTTGGCTCGTCAGGTAGGTGTACCTCAAATCGTTGTTTTCATGAACAAAGTTGATTTGGTAGATGATCCTGAATTATTAGAATTAGTTGAAATGGAAATCCGTGAGTTGTTAAGCTCATATGGTTTTGATGGTGATAATACTCCAATCATCCAAGGTTCTGCAACTGGCGCTTTAGCTGGTGAAGAAAAATGGATCGCTAAAATTAACGAGTTGATGGATGCTGTTGATAGCTACATTCCTCTTCCTCCACGTTTAGTTGATTTACCTTTCTTGATGAGTGTTGAGGATGTATTCTCTATCACTGGTCGTGGTACCGTTGCTACTGGTCGTATCGAAAGAGGCCGTATCAAAGTTGGTGAAGCGATTGAAATTGTAGGTTTAATGGAAAAACCATTAGCATCTACAGTTACTGGTGTTGAGATGTTCAAAAAATTATTAGATGAAGGGGAAGCTGGTGATAACGCAGGTCTTTTATTACGTGGTATTGAGAAAACTCAAATCCGTCGTGGTATGGTTCTTTGCAAACCAGGTTCTATCACTCCACACACTGAATTTAAAGGTGAAGTTTACGTATTAAGCAAAGAAGAAGGTGGACGTCATACTCCATTCTTCAATAAATACCGTCCTCAATTCTATTTCCGTACTACTGACGTAACTGGTGAAGTTACTTTAAATGCTGGTACTGAAATGGTTATGCCTGGTGATAACACATCATTAAATGTTGTGTTGATTCAACCAATCGCAATGGAAAAAGGTTTGAAATTTGCGATTCGTGAAGGTGGCCGTACCGTAGGTGCTGGTCAGGTTACTGAAATCGTTAAATAAGCAAAAAGCGTAAGCTTTTAGCTTAAAGCAAATAAAATTTGTATATTTGCAACATATTCTAAAAGCTGTTTCGATACCCTCGGAATAGCTTTTAGCTTTTACGGGCATGGTGCAACGGTAGCATACGGGTCTCCAAAACCTTTGATCTGGGTTCGAATCCTAGTGCCCGTGCTAATTAATTTGATGATTAGCTGATTTGATGATTTGGTAATGTGTTACTACTTCTAATCATCAAATTATCAAATTACCAAATTTTCAAATTGGAAAAAATGAACAAATTAACAACATACCTGAAAGACTCTTACAAGGAGTTGGTAGAAAAAGTAACTTGGCCTGGTTGGGAACAACTGCAGCAGTCAACAATGATTGTTTTAGGTGCAACCTTATTCATTACGGCTATTGTTGCTTTAATGGATTTTGTGGCTAATGGATCTTTAAAATTTATTTACTCTTTATTTAAAAACTAATGGAAGAAATAGTTACACCAGCTGCTGCTCAAGTTGCGCCGGAAAAAGAAACCCGTTGGTATGTTCTACGTGTGGTTAGTGGTAAAGAACGTAAAATTAAAGAGTATCTGGATAAGGATATCGTACGTAATGGCTGGGTTGACATTATTAAACAAGTTTTTTTACCGGTAGAAAAAGTATATAAAGTTCAGGCTGGGAAAAAAGTGATGAGAGAAAGGAATTTCTATCCTGGTTATGTAATGATTGAAGTTACTGCCGGCAAATTGAATGATGATATCGTTCAGCATATCAGCAATATCAGTAATGTAATGCACTTCTTAACCGATGGTAAAGGAAGTAAAGGAAATATCATTTCTTTACGTAAAGCCGAAGTGAATAAAATGTTGGGTAAAGTGGATGAAATGGGAGAAGCAGGAGGTGTTGTGATGAGTGAACCATTTATTGTCGGCGAAACGATCAAAATTATTGATGGGCCATTCAATGACTTTAATGGTGTGATTGAAGAAGTGAATGACGAGAAGAAAAAATTAAAAGTACAGGTGAAAATATTTGGTAGAGCTACACCTGTTGAATTGAATTATATGCAGGTTGAAAAACTTAGCTAGTTATTTCTAAAAATACTCAAGCCGTTACATCAAAATCTGTAACGGCTTTTTTATGTCATTTACTTTTTGATCCTTTTATCTCTGATCTCTTTTAGTGTTTGATCTGAAGGAGCTTCTTCATGTGATATTTTGGATACGCCCAAACGTTGAGCTGCGTATATGCCTGAGTGTCCGCTAAAATAATATGCAGTAAAACAGGCAATTGCATAATATAGAATATACTCGCCTCCAAAAAGTTCTGCCCCCATTATGGTACAGGCAATGGGGGTATTGGTGGCTGCAGCAAATACGGCAATAAAGCCCAGTCCAGCCATCAGGTCTACTGGAGCGCCGGTAAGTATAGCGATGGTATTGCCAAGTGCGGCGCCGATAAAGAATAAGGGAGTTACCTCCCCACCTTTAAAACCCATTCCTATGGTGATAGCTGTAAACAATATTTTCCAGAACCAACTGAAGTAAGTAGCCCCACCTTCTTTAAATGAAGAGACTATGGTGACCGCATTTGCATCAGGGTTAGTTACACCCAATCCTAAATAATCTCTTGTGCCTACCGCATAAGTTAATCCAATAATGATCAAACCGCCGATCGCAGGAATTAACCATTTTGTTGGTATAAAGCGATTGCTGTAATTTTTTATAGTATGTGATAGTTCAGCAAATAAAAAACCTGCTAGTCCAAAAAGAACTCCTGCTCCGGCAACTTTTATGAGCAGGCTGATATTAAAATGCTGTAATGAAAAGCCATCAATAGCCTGACTTAAACTGATATGATAGGCCGTATGATGTATACCATAAGCAGCACAGGTTATATCAGCCAATACGCTTGCCATAAAACAAGGAAACAAGGCATTGTGATTGATCTTGCCTATAGCTAATACTTCCAGGGCAAAGACAGCTCCGGTAACAGGCGTACCAAATACTGCTCCAAAACCGGCAGCAATACCGGCCATCAACAATATTTTTACATCCTGTTTGTCTAATCTAAACCAACGGGCAAATAACGCAGCAATACTTCCTCCCATTTGAACCGCTGTACCTTCTCTTCCGGCAGATCCTCCAAAAAGATGTGTAATGATCGTAGTGATCAAAACAAGGGGCGTCATGCGCTTTGGAACACCTCCTCCAGGCTCATGTATTTCTTCCATGATGAGGTTATTGCCCGCTTCTGCATTTCCTCCGAGATACTTATAAATAAAATAGATGAGTATACCGGCCAAGGGTAGAAGAAATAACAGCCATTCGTTCTGGTAACGGATTGCCGTGGCCTTATCCAGTAACCATAAAAATAATGCCACCAGAGAGCCTATAATAAATGAAACAGGAAGTACCAAGGCTGTCCACCTTATAATATATTTTACAATGGCTGATTGTTCAAATGAGTTTTTAAGTTGCTGCATATCCTACAAATAAAATAAATATACGAGGCAGTATCTGCCCTTGGGTTACTATTTTTTGTAGGCGCCATTAGTCGTTTCTTACAGAAAGACGGTTGAGTAGGAAGACACCATTTCCTTTGGTTACAAATTTAATCAATAAGTATGGATTAGCGAAGATTTATAATACTTATTGTAGTAGCCCTGCACTCCATTGCAGGGCATATATAGATTTGTAATATTTTGTTTTTAAAACAATAAGTTTTTCTAAAGCTTCCAGACTTTTATTCTCACGACTGTTTATCAAGAATAAAGAGCTTTCTCCATTAAAAAATTTAATCTCCTCTGCTTCCAGCATTTTTTGATAATTCGAATAATTTTTACTTTGTAGGATTACTTGCTCTTTCAACGTAATAAATTCGTTATAATAACTTTTGATCTTCAACTCTATATATCGTCTTTTTTGCCCTAGTTCCAGTTTTGTTTCTTCGATTTTTAATTTCGCTTTTTTGTAATTTCCTCTTCCTTCAGATAACCTTATGGGTATTTCAAATTTTACGTTGTATTGATAATTATTTTGAAATAAGGAAGCTTTAGAGATAGTATTTGCAAAATTGTACCCTTTGCCTAAATGGTTATATCTAAAATCAAGTTTGGGCAACAGGTCCTGAAATTTTAATTTCTTATCGATATTGAGTATGTCTAATTTGTACACATATTTTTTTAATTCGGGATGATACTTGTCAGCCGTTGCTAACAAATCGGGTAATGATACATTGAAATTGGCGATAGCTGTTTCATTATCCCAATTATCCTGAGGGATAATGGTTTCCGGTAGTTGATACGGTTCATTATTTTTTAGCCATAAGTAGGCTGATAATTGCAGGCCTGTATTCTGAAACTCCAGCCAGGCATTGTTTTGCATTAATTGAAAATTTTGTAACTGAGCCAAAGCTTCAGTAGTATCTATTGCTGCTAATTCTCCATTGAAGAAAGATTTGCGAACCAGTTCCAATCGTTTTTGATTAGTCGCTACATTATTTTTTATTACAACATACGTTTGATAAGTCTTCACCCATTGCCAATAAGTTTCTAAAGCATTTAATAAAAGATCATTAATGGCGGCTCTTTGTTCAACACTGGCAAGCGAATTAAATATTTTAGCTTGTTGTAAGAAGGCCCTTCGTTTATCAATCAAAAGATTTTTTAGTATGGGGATATTAACACCAATGTAATTACTTTGTCCCTTGCTTTGCGTAGGATCAACTCTATCCCCCGAAAGGTCTTCAGTTCCTGCTAAAATGTCTATCCCATACCAGGTGGGTATTTTAATTTCAGGAGAGATGTCCCTGTAATAATTAACGCCATCAAATGTTTTATCAGCTATATATGTATTAACAATAGGGTCGAAGCCTGCACGTGCAGTAATGATATCTGCTTTTGATTTGTCTATATTAATGCCGGCGAGTTTTGCAACAGGATGAAAATTTCGGACTAAATCCATTAGCTGCTCTGCATTCAACGTTTTAGTCGGCTGCTCTTGGGCAAAGCTATTGAGGCAAATGCATGTAACGATCAATAAAAATAAATTCCTATAAAGTGTCATTATTTTTTTGTTTTATCTGTTTCTTTCTTGTCTTTTGTTGAGTAATAATCAGGAGGGAATCCATTGATGTTGCGCCATAGCTCATACCAAATGGGTACATCCTTTAGTAAGGCAATTCCCTGTGCACCGCTGCCGATTTTTAATTGACTCGGCCATTTTTTATCGGCCGTATCTTCTGCCACTAATACTCTGAACATACCATTAGGACTAATGCTGTTTTCATAAGCTATTATCTTTCCGCCGAATGTACCATAGCTGCCTTCCGGCCAACCACTAAATACTATTGCAGGAAATCCATCAAACATGAATCGTACCTTTTGTCCCACATTTATTAACGGAAGATCAATGGGACGTATATACATTTCCACGGCATAGTTTACTTTGTCCGGAACAATAACAGTTATACGTTCTCCTTCTTTTAATATCTCACCGATACCTGATTTTTTTGCTTGAACTATTTGACCATCCTGCGGAGCAAGAATGATATACATCCCATTTCTAATCGTATAGTTACTTACCATATTTTCAAGTTTAGCCACATCACTTTCTTCATTAGCTACCATGCTTAGACTTTGAAACCTATCACCTTCTGTTTTCCCAATTTTTTCTGCGTAATCCTGCTCCACACTATTTTGTTCAATTTTTACATTTGTAGTTTCTTGTTGTGTTTGTGCCAGCTTATTTTCTATCATTATTTTTTTTGCCAGCGCATTTTGATATGATAAATTTCTTTGTTGCAATTGCGTTTTAGAGACAAGTCCGTCAGTAAACATTTTTTGTTGTCTTTCATATTGATCTTTTGCTAGGGAATATTCGTTTTCTGCGGCGAAGAGTTCAGCTTTTTCCCCTTTCAATTTACTTTCTAATTGAGAGAGCTTGTTTCTCAATTGCTCTATCTTTAATTTTTTAGCTTGATTGAGCGCTTCTATCTGTGTTTCTGTTGTATT
It contains:
- the nusG gene encoding transcription termination/antitermination protein NusG; amino-acid sequence: MEEIVTPAAAQVAPEKETRWYVLRVVSGKERKIKEYLDKDIVRNGWVDIIKQVFLPVEKVYKVQAGKKVMRERNFYPGYVMIEVTAGKLNDDIVQHISNISNVMHFLTDGKGSKGNIISLRKAEVNKMLGKVDEMGEAGGVVMSEPFIVGETIKIIDGPFNDFNGVIEEVNDEKKKLKVQVKIFGRATPVELNYMQVEKLS
- a CDS encoding TolC family protein; this translates as MTLYRNLFLLIVTCICLNSFAQEQPTKTLNAEQLMDLVRNFHPVAKLAGINIDKSKADIITARAGFDPIVNTYIADKTFDGVNYYRDISPEIKIPTWYGIDILAGTEDLSGDRVDPTQSKGQSNYIGVNIPILKNLLIDKRRAFLQQAKIFNSLASVEQRAAINDLLLNALETYWQWVKTYQTYVVIKNNVATNQKRLELVRKSFFNGELAAIDTTEALAQLQNFQLMQNNAWLEFQNTGLQLSAYLWLKNNEPYQLPETIIPQDNWDNETAIANFNVSLPDLLATADKYHPELKKYVYKLDILNIDKKLKFQDLLPKLDFRYNHLGKGYNFANTISKASLFQNNYQYNVKFEIPIRLSEGRGNYKKAKLKIEETKLELGQKRRYIELKIKSYYNEFITLKEQVILQSKNYSNYQKMLEAEEIKFFNGESSLFLINSRENKSLEALEKLIVLKTKYYKSIYALQWSAGLLQ
- a CDS encoding HlyD family secretion protein, giving the protein MNKNIPLQAYNIIYRGNKKSKVKYWFIGIMLFFILILFLPWTQNIKATGNITSLYQEQRPQEINSPIPGKIVKWWVKEGDFVKKGDTILQISEIKEDYLDPNLINRTKEQMNAKKGAISYYQGKINTTETQIEALNQAKKLKIEQLRNKLSQLESKLKGEKAELFAAENEYSLAKDQYERQQKMFTDGLVSKTQLQQRNLSYQNALAKKIMIENKLAQTQQETTNVKIEQNSVEQDYAEKIGKTEGDRFQSLSMVANEESDVAKLENMVSNYTIRNGMYIILAPQDGQIVQAKKSGIGEILKEGERITVIVPDKVNYAVEMYIRPIDLPLINVGQKVRFMFDGFPAIVFSGWPEGSYGTFGGKIIAYENSISPNGMFRVLVAEDTADKKWPSQLKIGSGAQGIALLKDVPIWYELWRNINGFPPDYYSTKDKKETDKTKK
- a CDS encoding voltage-gated chloride channel family protein yields the protein MQQLKNSFEQSAIVKYIIRWTALVLPVSFIIGSLVALFLWLLDKATAIRYQNEWLLFLLPLAGILIYFIYKYLGGNAEAGNNLIMEEIHEPGGGVPKRMTPLVLITTIITHLFGGSAGREGTAVQMGGSIAALFARWFRLDKQDVKILLMAGIAAGFGAVFGTPVTGAVFALEVLAIGKINHNALFPCFMASVLADITCAAYGIHHTAYHISLSQAIDGFSLQHFNISLLIKVAGAGVLFGLAGFLFAELSHTIKNYSNRFIPTKWLIPAIGGLIIIGLTYAVGTRDYLGLGVTNPDANAVTIVSSFKEGGATYFSWFWKILFTAITIGMGFKGGEVTPLFFIGAALGNTIAILTGAPVDLMAGLGFIAVFAAATNTPIACTIMGAELFGGEYILYYAIACFTAYYFSGHSGIYAAQRLGVSKISHEEAPSDQTLKEIRDKRIKK